One genomic region from Pyxicephalus adspersus chromosome 1, UCB_Pads_2.0, whole genome shotgun sequence encodes:
- the ITGA5 gene encoding integrin alpha-5 yields MLPYTSNKKTAMQCPMETCALLSACLALLILSSVHGFNLAVDQPAEYTGPQGSYFGFSVDFYLPDQQSVSVLIGAPKANTSQPDVVEGGAVYYCPWRNDTDCTPIPFDTKGNRFYDFQSKDHLNSTLEEVEYKSGQWFGATVRSHDNSILACAPRYSWRTIKDEIHRDMVGTCYLSSDNFTNIVEYSPCRTDTYGDGGQGFCQGGFSAEFTKSGRILLGGPGSYFWQGQVITATQDEIKKSYYPEYFILEIKGQMHTRQSHISYDDSYLGYSVAVGEFSGDETEDFVAGVPKGNLTFGYVTILNGTNLKALYNFSGEQMASYFGYAVAATDLNNDGLDDLIIGAPLFMEKTHDGRIQEVGRVYIYLQDHNMSSIPSMVLTGQHEYGRFGSSIAVLGDLDQDGFNDIAIGAPFDGKDSRGAVFIFNGNSAGLNPKPSQVLEGMWGSSLDPAFFGFSIRGGKDLDGNGYPDLVVGAFGVDKALVYRGRPIVHASASLSISSTMINPEEKTCTIENTNIQVSCVNLSFCLNASGKHVPNTIGINVELQLDSMKQRGAVRRALFLKSGLPHLTQNILLRNGGQEQCSEMKIYLKEESEFRDKLSPIFVSLNFSLDSQAPPDAHGLLPIFNYKTKSHIEQKVQIQLDCDNNICVPDLKLNVTSDRKSVYLGDVNSLTLMFNAINEGEGGAYEAELYVVIPAEAEYSGVLRNSENLPSLSCHYEVQNETRLVICDLGNPMKSMTSVLGGLRFTVPHLRDSSRKVHFESQIRSKNANNSQSELVQLAINVEALASVSFLGVSKPDTVIFPLANWKQNKNPTQVEDSGPEVNHVYELANLGPSSISHGTLTLTCPRVHNAKYVMYAMNYSVQGLGNCTTRPSVNPFQLQYSTEQDSAKPGHHVERRDTSRVSAGGSHVLKCHQHEDCFDLSCDVLPLEKQQRAILKVHFRVWGDTFMQKENQGFILQCEAKYRIERLPYKIQPVTYPQGTHQVNTTIHWLKPESSYGVPLWIIILAILIGLLLLALLIYVLYKLGFFKRSLPYGTAMEKAELKPQAASEA; encoded by the exons TGTTAGTGTTCTCATCGGGGCTCCCAAAGCAAACACAAGTCAGCCGGATGTGGTAGAGGGAGGAGCAGTGTATTATTGTCCCTGGAGAAATGACACTGATTGCACTCCAATACCATTTGATACAAAAG GCAATCGCTTTTATGACTTCCAATCCAAAGATCATCTAAATAGTACCTTGGAAGAAGTGGAATATAAATCTGGGCAATGGTTTGGGGCAACTGTTCGGTCACATGACAACTCAATACTG GCTTGTGCTCCAAGGTACAGCTGGAGGACAATTAAAGATGAGATACATCGAGATATGGTGGGCACCTGCTACTTGTCATCAGACAACTTCACCAACATTGTGGAGTACTCACCTTGTCGCACAG ATACATATGGCGATGGTGGTCAGGGTTTCTGCCAAGGTGGCTTCTCTGCAGAGTTTACAAAG aGTGGAAGAATATTATTAGGTGGGCCTGGCAGCTATTTCTGGCAAG gtcaAGTGATTACAGCAACACAAGATGAAATCAAGAAATCTTATTACCCAGAATACTTCATCTTGGAGATTAAAGGACAGATGCATACCCGTCAATCGCATATCTCTTATGATGACAGTTACTTAG GATATTCCGTTGCAGTTGGTGAGTTCAGTGGAGATGAAACTGAGG ATTTTGTGGCTGGAGTCCCAAAAGGGAACCTGACTTTTGGATAT GTAACTATTCTGAATGGCACCAATCTTAAAGCCTTATATAACTTCTCAGGAGAGCAA ATGGCTTCATACTTCGGGTATGCTGTGGCAGCCACTGACCTCAACAATGATGG ATTGGATGACCTGATTATAGGTGCGCCTCTCTTTATGGAGAAAACCCATGATGGCAGAATTCAGGAGGTGGGACGTGTCTATATCTACCTGCAGGATCACAATATGTCCAGTATTCCATCCATGGTCCTAACTGGACAACATGAATATGGCCGTTTTGGTAGTTCCATTGCAGTTTTGGGAGATTTGGATCAAGATGGTTTTAATG atattgcTATTGGTGCCCCATTTGATGGCAAAGACAGCAGGGGAGCAGTGTTTATCTTTAATGGCAACTCTGCTGGCCTGAACCCCAAGCCTTCTCAAGTGTTAGAAGGAATGTGGGGTAGTTCTCTGGACCCTGCATTCTTTGGTTTCTCTATTAGAGGAGGAAAAGATCTTGATGGCAATGGCTACCCCG acctTGTTGTGGGTGCATTTGGTGTTGACAAAGCTTTAGTATAccg TGGGCGTCCAATTGTCCATGCCAGTGCCTCTCTGTCCATCTCTTCAACTATGATAAACCCAGAGGAAAAAACCTGCACGATTGAGAACACCAATATACAAGTGTCATG TGTAAACCTCAGTTTCTGCCTGAATGCTTCGGGAAAACACGTGCCTAATACGATCG GGATTAATGTGGAGCTGCAGCTGGACTCTATGAAGCAGAGAGGGGCTGTAAGAAGAGCACTGTTCCTGAAATCCGGCCTTCCCCACCTTACTCAGAATATACTCCTACGCAATGGAGGCCAGGAGCAGTGTAGTGAGATGAAGATCTACCTTAAG gagGAATCAGAGTTTCGGGACAAGCTTTCACCAATTTTTGTCTCTCTGAACTTCTCCCTGGATTCACAAGCGCCTCCTGATGCTCATGGATTATTGCCAATTTTCAATTACAAGACTAAGAGCCATATTGAACAGAAG GTTCAGATCCAGCTGGATTGCGATAATAACATATGTGTCCCAGACTTGAAACTTAATGTCACCAG TGATCGCAAATCAGTGTATCTAGGAGATGTGAACTCTCTGACATTAATGTTTAATGCAATAAACGAAGGAGAAGGGGGAGCATACGAGGCCGAGCTCTATGTTGTCATACCAGCAGAGGCAGAGTACAGCGGTGTTTTGCGGAACAGCGAA aACCTCCCTTCTTTGTCTTGTCACTATGAAGTTCAGAATGAGACCCGCTTAGTCATTTGTGACCTTGGAAACCCAATGAAATCTATGACCAGT GTGTTGGGAGGTCTAAGGTTCACTGTGCCTCATTTGCGGGACTCCAGTCGAAAGGTGCACTTTGAGAGTCAGATTCGCAG CAAAAATGCAAACAACTCACAAAGTGAACTTGTCCAGCTAGCAATCAATGTTGAAGCCTTAGCATCTGTATCATTTTTGGG GGTTTCAAAGCCAGACACAGTTATCTTCCCACTTGCAAActggaaacagaataaaaatccAACCCAAGTAGAAGACTCAGGCCCAGAGGTCAATCATGTGTACGAG TTGGCCAACCTTGGACCAAGTTCTATTAGCCATGGTACCCTAACTCTGACCTGTCCAAGGGTTCACAATGCCAAGTATGTGATGTATGCCATGAACTACTCAGTACAAGGTTTAGGCAACTGCACCACTAGACCATCTGTTAACCCATTTCAGCTGCAG TATTCAACGGAGCAAGATTCTGCAAAGCCAGGACATCATGTGGAGAGACGAGACACCTCCAGAGTCTCTGCTGGTGGATCACATGTACTG AAATGTCATCAACATGAAGACTGCTTTGACCTTAGCTGTGATGTCTTGCCACTAGAGAAACAACAACGAGCTATTCTTAAAGTCCATTTCCGAGTCTGGGGTGACACCTTTATGCAG aaagaaaACCAGGGTTTTATACTGCAGTGTGAAGCAAAATATCGAATTGAACGGCTTCCATACAAAATTCAGCCTGTAACCTATCCCCAGGGGACACATCAG gtgaacacAACCATTCATTGGCTGAAGCCAGAGAGCAGCTATGGGGTTCCATTGTGGATAATAATACTGGCCATTTTAATTGGTCTGTTGTTGCTTGCATTACTCATATATGTTCTCTATAAG CTTGGCTTCTTTAAACGCTCCTTGCCATATGGAACTGCTATGGAAAAAGCTGAACTCAAACCTCAAGCTGCTTCTGAGGCCTAG